From the genome of Solanum dulcamara chromosome 12, daSolDulc1.2, whole genome shotgun sequence:
taaaagtatatttaaattatttcatttttagttTCGTATTTAGATTAATAAGTGTGTGAATTTTGTATTTAAAttgttatttattaatttaaaaaatacgcATCAGTTAATATGTGTTGGTGTGtatctctttcttttatttgaaaaattcattttGACAAACATTTAGCAGAGGATAACTTCAACTTAATATAATTATCTCATATCACCTGCGTACCATTAtaactctttttcttttttctttttcatttttttaattttaattttttttatttttattatattcgatatgcaaatagaaaatattttctcaaaaaacaaattcacataaaacacaaaataaataaaaatgcaaaATTCTTTTTGGGAGGTGGGATAGGAATTCTTTTtttagataaaagaaaaaatcactaatttttttttgaggggGAGGGGAGGGTAGGGGGCGAGTGGTTCAAAGGAGGGAGtaaatttttgttttattttataaaaaaattaaaactttttttttggggggggggaggggggggggagggagggagacgatgatattttaattttaattttaattagtactaataatttatttaatttttgttaaggtgaaatattttgtcTATGTGCCaagaatttttaaataaaaaagagtGATGTACATGCATCCATCAGAGAGGTAAACGAGAGATCTATGTGTTGTTTGACTCAAGTTTTTAAATATTCTTGACAAgttatttttgaagttttggtGTAGTTTGACCATTCATTTGACCACaaactttttcaaattttggtgaagttttaaaaaatattatatttgtacttgtaacttctaagaattattaaaaatattcataagtttgtgttatcatttaataatgaacatgtttcgttaaaaaaaatataacataattaataccaatcaacaacaaaataacaatataagcaagaacaatacattaatcgaattaaaaataaattattcttttttccaatcttgtcactcaaattACATTTTTTCTGGGGAGGTAAtaacaaactattttttttataaaatcttctCACATTGTAGAAATAATCTCTTCCCAACAAGCTTTCATTTCTAGATCAGATGATCGAGAATGCGAAACAATAGAGTAAGTTagtagataaatatttagttagaattaataaatgatggatgattttataaaatataaaagtttgtgtaatttttaaatttttaaaactttccaaGTTTTCAAGTTCTAGTTTTTTCTACAACTTGGGAACTTGAGAtttttgtcaaatatatttGCCAATGGACAAACACtagttttcaagaatttttcaagtttttcccaAAAATCACCTGGAGCGAAACACTTATTAATAGCTTAGAAATGAAACTGACACTCTCAATAGTTTAgggatgaaataaaaaaaaagatagtttaaatgtatttttgataattcactcttatttatttgatacaggctaaaataatataattttttaaatattttataattttaaattgaaaatatttaaaatatatcagaatattttttaattttgtattttaatGCATGTCGTGTAAAAATTGtcagaagaaaataatattttttattgtgcTTTCTCCCGATCTAACAAGCTCACTATGAATTTGACAATTAATTAGCAACTGATCCAAATTCCATCCTCCCAGacaaaaatacaattttttttttgttatctcCATTTGCCTAAATGATATTAGTTTTACACCAATCATAACAAGGAAAACTTCTCTGTTAATATATATGTTATGCTATGCTAATGTTTTGAACGTTCTGAATCAAGGACTACACTTGCTTTGACATTCTTCTTTTCAATTAATGGGAATTACAATACCTAaatccaagaaacaaaggaaCTCACTCAACTTCCTGATTGCAACAACTGAAAAGTAGGTGATAAGTTAGATAGAAAACAAATACAATTGATAGTTTAAATATATGAAATTcgcaacaaaaaataaataaatcctTAGGTATTCTTTTGATCGTTATCTAAATAAAAggttacttataaatatttttctattctCAAGTCTTTGGTAATAAAAAGTGAAGAATTTCATTAATTCCATCACAGTACATACAAATTTCAAAGGAATCTTCGTAGCTCAAAAAATTTATTACTTGAtcttattgaaaaaaatatcatcaaaTTTTATGCTatctccatttcaatttgtttatccTATGTTTTGTTaatccttttaaaaaaatattttttttcttatttgacaACTTTTTAATTCTAATTTTCCACATCACATGTTTAAAGACCCTAAAATTAAagagtattttttaatataaaaatttgataCATCTTTAACTTAAATCCATAATATTCacaaatttattaaattttgtatcaaatcaaaacaagacaaataaattcaaataaaaaacgTAGTAGAAAACATTCATTCAAGTGGTGTTCGATATAAAACTACAAACAAACTGCGACTATcactataataaaaataacttttgttGTAACTAAATCAAGAGTAAGaatcctaagttgtttaggattagttatttgatatttatttaattcatgtcTAATTAGAATCTATTTGCCCTAGTTCATATAGGAATAGATTTTCTAGTCCTAGTTTAATTTggtttgttagtattataaataaatgtgtcttattacatattttcaatataGTGAGATACAAGAATTTTGAGTTATTAAATAAAGTATCCTatctcttctctctagcttaataAATTTCTTCTATATAATCTTTGTTGAGTCTTTCACTTGCATATATATTATTCCGCTGTGTGGTTTTATTTCcttcaaattggtatcagagcttgtgTAAGATCCTATTAAAGGCTCGTGTGAAATTCgacatatacaaaaaaatatggATATTCACTATTTACCCAATTGTCCTGTTTTTGTGTTTGATggcaaaaataattttgagagTTGGCATCAAcaaatgaataattttttcaatGCGATTGGATTATGGTCCTTTATTGATAATGAATTCGTGGAATCTCCAGAAGACATAACATTAACTGGTGAAACAGTTAAACAATTGGAGAAAAATACACAATTAGATTATAGGACACGTTTTTACCTTAATAGGAAGGTCGAATTGCATGTATATAATAAATCTTTACATGCTAAGACAACAAAGGAGGGTTGGACACATCGAGGTTCCACAGATGTAAGAAAAGTCAAATTGCAAGAGCTTAGAAGACAATACGAGTTAGCCCAAATGAAATCAACAGATTCCGTCAAAGAATTTTTGACAAGAGTTATTAATATTGTCAACAATATGAGAACTAATGGAGAAGCATTAGACCAAGCTGAAGTTGTTGAAAAAGTATTGCGATCCTTGAGTACAAAATTTCACACCAAGAAGACGGTCCTAGAGGCCACCAAAGTTCTCAACACTTTGACATTTGATGATTTAGAAGGTGAATTGGTGACATACGAGATGTCTCTTAATCAACAGAGGACAGAAACAATTGATGAAGTGTTGCAAGCAAAGGAGACTCAACCTAATCGAAGAGAAGAGATATCAAACTTGGCTGAGACAAATCAAAGAGATCAGAATTTCAGAGGTAGAGGACAAGGGAGTAGAGGTAACTTTCGAGCTCATTGTAGAGGTAATTTCTCTTATCAAtagagaaataataataattttagaaagGAACAACAAAGTAATCAAAATTTCCATAGACGTGATAAATTAGCAGCTTAGTGTCATAATTGTAGAAAATTTGGGCATTATCAAAGAGATTATTGATTTAATAAAtctaaaaatagagaagaacaTGCAAAGTTGGCTTAAAATTATGGAGATAAACAAGAgactttattattttgttgattaggaattgaagaaaataaaggGATTGAATGGTTCATTGACTCTGATTGTAGCAATCATATGTCtgaaaataagaaattatttaTTGATCTAGATGAATCATTTAGAGCTACTGTAAGACTTGGTGATCTAGAAGATGAATTTCTGGTAAATGAGATGTATCTTAATCAACAATCAGATAAGATATTGCAAAGAAAGGATAATCAATtgaaacaaaaagaagagtCATTGGATCTGACAGAAATAAATGAAGAACACGAAAGAAAGGATgatcaatcaaaagaaaaaataaactcATCGAATCTGACTTATGAAGAAgaccaaaatttgaaaattgtggagaaaagaagtgaagttaaagataatttttacTATGGTATAAATATTCTTGATTGCAAAAAAGACTCCAATAATGGTCAATCTAAAAAGCCAATAATTTTTAGAATGACTAAAAAAGATAATTTGGTTGAAACTGGTGCTATTTTGATAGAGATTGATGATTTAAGCCATGAGACATGTAATAGACGTGATTGGTCTATACAAGGTGAagctattgaagaagaaatagaaatatTCACTATTATCTCGCAAGAAAAATTGTTTGGCGCTTTTGATGATGAAGCTAGCAATAAAAGAAGCAAAAGTATTCACCAAGAGCAAGGTTTTGATGATCTATCCAAAATTGAAGTATAAACAATTTAAGCTCTAGATCCGCAATTGAATTGCATGATTATGGATATTGAAGATACAATCAACTTTAAGTCCTCATTCAAAATTGTAGATTATGAAAAGTATGAACAATTATGCTTTGACGATATTATTTTACTAcatataaaaagataaattgAAGATGAAAAGGCACACAAGATCAAGTACAACTCAAGTGGAGAAGTAGATGATTTTAATACAAGAATAGTTATTcaagaatacaagaaaagaaaaaaacatcatgataatatttcaaaaatatttaatatgaaTAAAGTTAAATTGACTTTAGATCCCGTTGAAGAGAAATTGAAGTTTACTAAAGATGACACACATATTTTTTGATgctatatattttagaaaattggTAGGGAATCTAAGGTACTTGACTTCTACAAAGCCTGATATTACTTATTGAGTTGGATTAATTAGCAGATTTATGAAATTTCCTCGTCAATCTCACTTGCAAGCAACCAAGAGAATTTTGAGATATATACAAGGTACACACTGTGATGGCTTATTTTATTCAAAGAGTAATGATAGTAGTCTTGTTGGATTCACTGATAGTGATTGGGCAGGTGATATGATGGGACGAAAAAGTACTTTTGGCTATTCATTTTATTTGGGATTTGGCATATTTTCTTGGTCTTCAAAGAAGCAACAAGTTGTTGCTTTGTCAACTACCGAAGAAGAGTATATGACTGCAGCAATAGTTCTACACAAGCATTATGGTTAAGAAGGATGCTTGGATTTCTTCAATACAAACAAGATAGTCTTACAAAGATATTTTGTGATAGCAAATCTGCAATCAAGTTAacaaagaatttattttttcatgacCGTAGCAAACACATTGACATCAAATGGTACTTCATTCGTGATTTGGTTCAAGATAAAGAGATAGTGGTTGAATATTGcaagactgaaaaataagttgttgaAATTTTCACAAAACCATTAAAATTGGAGTGGTTCATAAAGTTGAAGAGGATGCTAGGCATGATCTCATTTGAAGATATTGGTTTAAGGGTATCACGACCCATCCCACCGGGCCatgcgggcacctactctaacacctagctaggagaacccttacaaaATATCATGCGGATGTTTAGCAAAATACCATTATAAGTCCTAAAAGAGTTAGGAATAcaccaaaaattgaatttttaaaactccAAGGTTTATTATAAGAAATACTTAACACTCCataggatactagtctaaataggtacaagagatTCTAAAGATgcagagtataaataaaagcaAGACACAACTTCCACCATAAAGAAtgaagagtagaagttgtttgacactcatcttcgtcttcacctatgaaatatcactgaccctacaaccagactatgccaagtggcatagcaagagtactatcagtacaaacaacacgtactggtaggcatcatcgatcaattcgatacccaccgcataatataaacaaatcaacaagaagaaaacatacTCTGAAGAGATTCACCGCCAAATTTTATGCAAAACTCTTATCATTCTCATTAACCTCATTAGagtcgttcaagcctaactttcaTCCTTTCTAGTTGGTCCGATGACAATTCTAATACAGATCAAGGCCTAACACTTCTATCATATAGAGAAGTTTCCAAACTATGGGTCAGTACTAACATTATCTAATCCGTCTACTATATTTAGTTTCACACCATCACATGACCTTaggataattaacatctcacttggaagaggAAAACATTAGGGGGACTAAAGCTCACCTCCTAACCACTACTGTCCCTCTATGGCGGGACCTATCCAGATCTAGCGGCCTCACCACAGTGGGATTCCTCTCGCTAGGGCGGCTTATTAGGAGACAGAATCTCTGAAAACCTTCCAATCCTTTTTTTAACTCATGTGCTTATGGGACATCAATAATAACTGACTTTAAGTTATTAATCTCCCTTAACAACACACTAACTGCTTTTCACTGATTTACCAACAACCTCATACCTACTATGCGGATGTATTTAGCACCCATAACATAATCCAATCAGGCATATATatgaacacattatcaatttaccattttaggaGAAATGTATAATTTCACAAGGTAAATCTCAATTAAAACAGTCAACATGATAACACTAGGACCTTCGGTTCTTTCATATCAGTTATTACATAGGATGGGCATGCTCAGTTATAATCTGATCAGTTtttctatcatcacacatatagtcaagatcaattcacaaaTAATAGTCACAcattggttctctcatggaactcaTACCTAAaccatatatgtgtcggaacgtgacacccaattttaTATACGTGTTCGAATGTCACACTCgatcctatatatatgtgtgtgtcagaacgtgacactcgatccaatatatgtgtcggtacgtgacacccgatccaaccTCACAATTACAGTCTACAATGAATAGTTCatatacttgcacaatcaagtaacaagttcattgcatgtaattgttcacaatagtcatttcattagttacattctatttttcccttcattaacaatatttcatcaagcctaatttatttaaggcatcacttttggtagagcaagttcaagattatggatttcacagtCCTGAAATTGTAGACCcattacaacaacatatcaaccattcaaccaaaataattaaatacataaaaGACGTCATAACCTTACTCAATCACTATTgagagtctctctatgatatagaccAACCATAACCTATAATCACAGATAATTAATAGGTTCATTCAAGAGATTTATCAATACTAGATCAATTAGCTCCTCCCATTACTTCATGATTCACATTACTCAGATAATTCACATAGAACCATTAATCATATCAACAAGCAATATTACAGTTATCATCcaagaactagactatcatcACTAGTCACAGGATAATCATACTCACATGGTACATTCCTATcataaataacaataacaatacatTCATCCATCCAAACTCCGTGTTCGAAGGCCTAGGCGTGAAATCTCTTGTCAATTACAATATAGAATACGTGGGAGCAGATTTATAACTAATCAATTAGAGAAACCTAGCCTACTTGGGCGCAAAGCAACTGTAGAGAGGCATTTTGGATTCAATCATAGCTTTCAGACAATGGAATGGTGAAAGTGGGCCTGAATTCCGCCAATTGAAACCTTTCCTGTGCTGAAATCTCCTTGTCCCTCCTTTTCCAATCCTAGAGCAGCCTTCAGAGGGTTTCTAGGGTAACCTTTGCCTTTTTTGGCACTTAGGGacaagaagagaaaataagaatttGTGACATTAAGTTCTGTCCCGACCATCCCGCTCTGGTGGCTCACATCCTGCTGGAGCGCCGCCGCCGTAGTGGGATTATGTCCGCTCTGGGGGATGGTGCGTGTCCAGATGGCAAAATTTATAGTTTTCCATCTCCCTTAGTAACGACGGTTCGGGTTGTTACAAAGGGAGGATATGTTGGAAATAAACCAAGAGTAGGAATCCTACGTTGTTTATaattagttatttgataattatttaattcatgtcTAGTCAGAATTTATTTGTCCTAGTTCATATGAGAATAAATTTTCTAGTTCTAGTTTAATTTggtttgttagtattataaataTGGGTGCCTTATTACATATTTCCAATATAGTGAGATATAAGAGTTTTGAATTATTGAGTAAAGTCTTCTatctcttctctctagcttaataAATTTCTTCTATACAATCTTTATTGAGTCTTTTActtgcacatatatattatttcgctgtgtgattttatttttttcaaattttaatgctaataaatatgcatattaaCAAAAAATGCTAAAGTCTTTAGTGGcaataaatattcatatataACCAAAACGTGTTAAAACCTTTAAACAGAAAGTGTTGTATGTACATGAAGTTATTGAAGTACCTTATCAAATACTAGtacaaacaaagaaaaaacaGAGAAATTCGTTGAATTGATTGTTCATGGACTAACACAATCCACAATCATAGAGACAGATGCCTCAGAATAATTGAACAACTTATTGAGTGACAATCCACCAAATCTTTGAAATAAGGAGAGGGATTCTTTGTTTGCTTTTCTTGTGAAAATGGGATCTGCACCTATAACTTGATTTTGACCTTCCTTGTTTTGCAACTTAGCAACCTCTTTTGTCCACATATCTATCAGCCCAGACATTCTTCTTTAATTTCCTTAACactttttcaacttcaaaagaaaaagataaaaagagCTTATTTTTATAGTTGATTGGAAATTTGGTGTGCCTTGTATCACTATAAATCTCTGTTTATATATAAGTCTGTAACCGCAATGCAAAAAGAAGACAGAATAGGAAGTGTACCGCCCACATATTTCCATTTTGCTGATGGATTCACAAACAAATGTTTGGCCAACACAGAAAGGAGAGTTCAGGTTGGGTCCAAAAGCTGTGGATCAAAAGTGCATAATTGGGAAACCA
Proteins encoded in this window:
- the LOC129875682 gene encoding uncharacterized protein LOC129875682; the protein is MDIHYLPNCPVFVFDGKNNFESWHQQMNNFFNAIGLWSFIDNEFVESPEDITLTGETVKQLEKNTQLDYRTRFYLNRKVELHVYNKSLHAKTTKEGWTHRGSTDVRKVKLQELRRQYELAQMKSTDSVKEFLTRVINIVNNMRTNGEALDQAEVVEKVLRSLSTKFHTKKTVLEATKVLNTLTFDDLEGELVTYEMSLNQQRTETIDEVLQAKETQPNRREEISNLAETNQRDQNFRGRGQGSRGNFRAHCRGIEENKGIEWFIDSDCSNHMSENKKLFIDLDESFRATVRLGDLEDEFLSNDSSLVGFTDSDWAGDMMGRKSTFGYSFYLGFGIFSWSSKKQQVVALSTTEEEYMTAAIVLHKHYG